Proteins encoded within one genomic window of Clupea harengus chromosome 10, Ch_v2.0.2, whole genome shotgun sequence:
- the LOC116222190 gene encoding glycine-rich RNA-binding protein 7-like yields MSDEGKLFIGGLSFDTTEQSLEEAFSKYGAISNVHVARHRETQDPRGFGFVTFENPEDAKDASAGMNGQSVDGRTIRVDKATKREGGGGGYRGGGGGGYGGGGGGYGGGGGGYGGGGGYGRGGGDRSYSRGGGGGYSSGGGGGYGRDQSGGYGDRY; encoded by the coding sequence ATGTCTGACGAGGGAAAACTGTTCATCGGTGGACTCAGCTTCGACACAACGGAGCAGTCCCTTGAAGAAGCATTCTCTAAGTATGGGGCCATCTCAAACGTTCACGTTGCCAGACACCGGGAAACCCAGGACCCGCGTGGCTTTGGTTTCGTCACATTCGAGAACCCGGAAGACGCGAAAGACGCATCGGCGGGAATGAATGGACAGTCTGTGGACGGCAGAACGATCCGCGTGGACAAGGCCACGAAGCGCGAAGGCGGAGGAGGCGGTTACCGTGGCGGCGGCGGAGGAGGATATGGAGGCGGTGGTGGAGGATACGGAGGCGGTGGCGGTGGATATGGAGGCGGCGGCGGATACggcagaggtggaggtgacCGTAGCTACAGCAGAGGTGGCGGGGGTGGCTACTCCTCAGGTGGAGGCGGAGGCTACGGCCGGGACCAGTCTGGTGGATATGGTGACCGGTACTGA